In one Lolium rigidum isolate FL_2022 chromosome 3, APGP_CSIRO_Lrig_0.1, whole genome shotgun sequence genomic region, the following are encoded:
- the LOC124694434 gene encoding pentatricopeptide repeat-containing protein At3g53170-like, which translates to MLVAALSSRVLLPLGTLSPSRSDAMNSPAHCPATTASPPLRASRAPLVAMAQRGGRGRRLPSSAPEAEQPEEALARILRTEAAVSGVSRKAAAASGQQSTCLWPRAVLEALDSAVASCRWESALEIFELMRKQRWYEPKAQTYARLLMMLGRCRQPGQATALFNTMLSEERLAPRVDVYTALVSAYGNSGMLDEALAIVDRMKGAAAGCKPDEYTFSVLINCCCKSRRFDLIPAVLDEMAYLGLGCNVVIHNGIIDGYGKAGKLEEMENALSNMLEGGDNVPDIYTMNSILWAYGDRGRVDDMEKWYGEFQLMGVEPDTRTFNIMMKSYGKADMPEKMMSVLKYMKQRFFSPSAATFNIIIDCFGRAGNIEKMEYYFRLMKIQGMKPNPITYCSLVNGYSKAGLLDMIPGIVRQTENTDVVLDTPFFNCVISAYAKAGEVKIMEEMLQFMKDKNCKPGKVIYTTMIQAYIAHGMDEAAKLLELEETRFDNKLLEQVSEVR; encoded by the exons ATGCTCGTTGCCGCCCTCTCGTCTCGTGTGCTGCTGCCGCTCGGGACCTTATCTCCGTCTCGCTCCGACGCCATGAACTCGCCGGCGCACTGCCCCGCCACCACCGCGTCCCCGCCTCTGCGCGCCAGCCGCGCGCCGCTCGTCGCGATGGCCCAGCGCGGCGGCCGCGGGCGCAGGCTGCCCTCGTCCGCCCCAGAGGCCGAGCAGCCGGAGGAGGCGCTCGCCCGCATCCTCCGCACAGAGGCCGCCGTCTCCGGCGTCTCCcgcaaggccgccgccgcctccggccaGCAGTCCACCTGCCTCTGGCCCCGCGCCGTCCTCGAGGCTCTCGACTCGGCCGTCGCCTCCTGCCGCTGGGAGTCCGCTCTCGAG ATCTTCGAGCTGATGCGGAAGCAGCGGTGGTACGAGCCCAAGGCGCAGACCTACGCGAGGCTGCTGATGATGCTGGGCAGGTGCCGTCAGCCCGGCCAGGCCACGGCCCTCTTCAACACGATGCTCTCGGAGGAGCGGCTGGCACCAAGGGTGGACGTGTACACGGCGCTCGTCAGCGCCTACGGCAACAGCGGGATGCTCGACGAGGCGCTGGCCATTGTCGACCGGATGAAAGGCGCAGCGGCGGGCTGCAAGCCGGACGAGTACACCTTCTCGGTTCTCATCAACTGCTGCTGCAAATCCCGCCGCTTCGACCTCATCCCGGCGGTCCTCGACGAGATGGCGTACCTGGGGCTCGGATGCAACGTTGTCATCCACAACGGGATAATCGATGGGTATGGCAAGGCTGGGAAGCTGGAGGAGATGGAGAATGCGCTGTCGAACATGCTTGAGGGTGGGGATAATGTGCCGGATATATACACGATGAACTCGATCCTCTGGGCCTACGGGGACCGTGGCAGGGTGGATGACATGGAGAAGTGGTACGGCGAGTTTCAGCTTATGGGCGTTGAGCCCGACACGCGGACATTCAATATCATGATGAAGTCCTACGGTAAGGCGGACATGCCTGAGAAAATGATGTCGGTGCTGAAATATATGAAGCAGCGCTTCTTCTCGCCCTCTGCTGCAACATTCAACATAATCATAGATTGTTTTGGAAGGGCTGGcaacattgagaagatggagtacTATTTCAGGCTGATGAAGATTCAGGGGATGAAACCCAACCCGATCACCTACTGCTCGCTAGTTAATGGATACAGTAAAGCTGGGCTTCTTGATATGATTCCCGGAATCGTTCGACAGACAGAGAACACTGATGTTGTCTTAGATACTCCATTTTTCAACTGTGTTATCAGTGCATACGCCAAGGCTGGAGAAGTCAAGATAATGGAGGAAATGCTGCAGTTTATGAAGGACAAGAACTGTAAGCCTGGCAAAGTAATTTACACCACCATGATTCAGGCATATATCGCACATGGGATGGATGAAGCTGCTAAGTTGTTAGAGTTGGAAGAGACAAGATTTGATAACAAGCTGCTG GAACAAGTTTCAGAGGTTAGATAA
- the LOC124694433 gene encoding disease resistance protein Pik-2-like, which produces MILKKCDGLPLAIVTIGGFLANQPKTVLEWRKLNEHISAELEMNPELEIIIAVLNKSYDGLPYHLKSCFLYMAIFPEGYKASRRRLVRRWTAEGYSREGRGKSAEEIADNYFMELISRSMILPYQQSIHSRKGIDSCQVHDLIREIGISKSTEGNLVFRLEKDCSLNGKGKIHHLSISINWEGDQVEFESIVDMSRIRSLTVFGKWRPFFISDKMRLLRVLDLEGTSGVVDHHLEYIGKLLHIRYLSIRGCKDIYHLPDSLGNLRQLQTLDITGTCIIGLPQTIVKLSKLQNICGGAIEDNDDDNLEIETCQKDLPKVMRNMLCVMTCSSMAFCVACCAPQFVKEKMDMDMDVDVNRRDVCTMCCCNILPLLATRQSPRGIAVPRGIRRLKALQKLGIVNIRRAKAVLQDLKELNQLRKLGVIGVNKRNSRDLFSAVANLSCLELLLVQSLGYPGLSGCLDDVSSPPANLQSLKLYGNIVKLPKWIQGLTNLVKLRLRSSRIVEHDAAIQLLGKIPNLATLRLWKESFVGKEVSFNFRRGAFPNLVVLELDRLGNLQSVKFEEGATPKLELLQFRDWTSEASTGLFIGLPSLPSLKEFMLMEFHNGYKDEFVEELWAELAKNLNRAVLKRY; this is translated from the coding sequence ATGATCTTAAAAAAGTGTGATGGACTTCCCCTTGCAATTGTCACCATAGGTGGCTTCTTGGCAAACCAACCAAAAACAGTGTTGGAGTGGAGGAAATTGAATGAGCATATCAGCGCCGAGTTGGAGATGAATCCAGAGCTTGAGATCATAATTGCAGTCCTTAATAAAAGCTATGATGGTCTACCCTATCATCTCAAGTCTTGTTTCTTGTATATGGCCATCTTTCCTGAAGGCTACAAGGCTAGCCGAAGACGCTTGGTTCGTCGCTGGACTGCAGAGGGCTATTCAAGAGAGGGCCGTGGCAAGTCTGCGGAGGAAATAGCAGACAACTACTTTATGGAACTGATAAGCAGGAGCATGATCCTTCCATATCAACAGTCAATTCATAGTAGAAAAGGAATTGACTCCTGCCAAGTCCATGATCTGATCCGTGAAATTGGCATCTCAAAGTCAACGGAGGGTAATCTTGTTTTCAGGCTGGAGAAGGATTGCAGCTTAAATGGCAAAGGTAAAATACACCATCTCTCTATCAGCATCAACTGGGAGGGAGATCAAGTTGAGTTTGAGAGCATAGTAGACATGTCCAGAATACGGTCATTAACTGTGTTTGGGAAGTGGAGGCCATTTTTCATTTCTGACAAGATGAGGTTGCTGCGAGTGCTAGACCTGGAAGGCACATCAGGAGTAGTTGACCATCACCTTGAGTACATTGGGAAGCTTCTTCACATAAGATACCTCTCTATAAGGGGATGTAAGGATATCTATCACCTACCCGATTCACTGGGTAACCTGAGGCAACTCCAAACTCTAGATATCACGGGCACATGCATAATAGGGCTGCCACAGACCATCGTCAAGCTTAGCAAACTACAGAATATTTGTGGTGGCGCCATCGAAGATAATGATGATGACAACCTTGAAATCGAAACATGTCAAAAAGATTTGCCCAAGGTAATGAGGAACATGCTATGTGTTATGACTTGCTCTTCAATGGCATTTTGTGTGGCATGTTGTGCACCTCAGTTTGTGAAAgagaagatggatatggatatggATGTCGACGTGAACAGGCGTGATGTATGTACCATGTGTTGCTGCAACATATTACCTCTGCTAGCAACGCGCCAAAGTCCACGTGGTATTGCAGTACCAAGAGGGATCCGCAGACTGAAAGCCCTGCAAAAGTTGGGTATTGTTAACATCAGACGAGCAAAAGCGGTTCTGCAAGATCTAAAAGAGCTTAACCAGCTGCGTAAGCTAGGAGTTATTGGCGTCAACAAGAGAAACAGTCGAGATTTGTTTTCGGCAGTTGCTAATCTCAGCTGCTTGGAATTGTTGTTAGTGCAGTCACTGGGATATCCTGGTTTATCTGGCTGCTTAGATGACGTTTCCTCACCTCCAGCAAATCTCCAGAGCCTCAAGTTGTATGGCAACATCGTAAAATTACCCAAATGGATCCAGGGGCTCACAAATCTCGTGAAGCTGAGGCTACGAAGCTCGAGGATAGTGGAGCACGACGCTGCCATACAGCTACTAGGGAAGATACCGAACCTGGCCACTCTGCGCCTGTGGAAGGAATCATTTGTTGGCAAAGAGGTCAGTTTCAACTTTCGTCGGGGTGCATTCCCGAACCTTGTGGTGCTGGAACTGGATCGCCTAGGTAACCTGCAATCGGTCAAGTTTGAAGAAGGAGCCACACCGAAGCTTGAGCTGCTGCAATTTCGTGACTGGACTTCTGAAGCCAGCACTGGGTTGTTTATTGGGCTGCCATCTCTCCCAAGCCTCAAGGAATTCATGCTCATGGAGTTCCACAACGGCTACAAGGATGAATTCGTGGAGGAGCTGTGGGCTGAGCTTGCAAAGAATCTAAATCGGGCGGTTTTGAAGAGGTATTGA
- the LOC124701232 gene encoding cyclin-H1-1-like: MSDFQTSTHRERWIFQPQNLVDKWTGVNRRSAETLAQYGTTRLKVDPVDGSISNPEPAPDHVVGSSGVKPLSCEEEQMMRRFYEQKIQEVCKAFKFPHKIQATAIIYFKRFYLQWSVMEHHPKHIMLTCVYSSCKVEENHVSAEELGKGINQDHQIILNNEMIVLKSLDFDLIVFAPYRSIEGFIDDMDDFCRAGNGAHQRLKDLYQTANSHVDRMMLTDAPLLYTPGQLALAALYKSNDALKVLDFERYLESVFSRQRLDCPVEQFVQIMNTINYLVDRLQILTQEDMKHADRKLRHCLDEHKKKEKKPKHKSKRTAGDARQ; this comes from the exons ATGTCGGATTTCCAGACCTCCACGCACCGTGAGCGGTGGATCTTCCAGCCTCAAAACCTG GTAGATAAGTGGACGGGGGTGAACCGGCGTTCCGCGGAGACCCTCGCGCAG TATGGAACGACGCGCTTGAAGGTGGACCCTGTCGACGGGTCGATATCGAACCCCGAACCTGCGCCCGATCACG TTGTCGGGAGCTCGGGTGTGAAGCCTCTATCCTGCGAAGAGGAGCAAATGATGCGGAGATTTTACGAGCAGAAGATTCAGGAAGTGTGTAAAGCATTCAAGTTCCCCCACAAGATTCAG GCTACAGCAATAATATATTTCAAGAGATTCTATCTACAGTGGTCCGTAATGGAGCATCACCCAAAGCATATTAT GTTAACTTGTGTATATTCTTCTTGCAAAGTGGAAGAAAATCATGTTTCTGCTGAGGAACTTGGCAAAGGAATTAACCAGGACCACCAGATTATTTTAAATAACGAAATGATTGTTCTGAAA TCTTTAGATTTTGATCTGATCGTTTTTGCTCCATATCGATCTATCGAAGGGTTTATTGATGACATGGAT GATTTTTGTAGGGCAGGTAATGGTGCACACCAACGGTTGAAG GATTTGTATCAAACTGCGAATTCTCATGTTGACAGAATGATGTTGACCGACGCACCTCTTCTCTATACTCCTGGACAG TTGGCATTGGCTGCTCTGTACAAGTCCAATGACGCACTCAAGGTCCTCGATTTTGAAAG ATACTTGGAAAGTGTTTTTTCAAGGCAACGCCTTGATTGTCCAGTCGAACAATTTGTTCAGATAATGAATACGATTAATTACTTG GTTGACCGGCTTCAAATACTTACTCAAGAAGACATGAAACATGCTGATCGCAAGCTGAGACATTGCTTGGATGA GCacaagaagaaagaaaagaagccgAAGCACAAATCAAAAAGGACTGCTGGCGATGCCCGGCAGTAA